A part of Arachis hypogaea cultivar Tifrunner chromosome 12, arahy.Tifrunner.gnm2.J5K5, whole genome shotgun sequence genomic DNA contains:
- the LOC112730295 gene encoding uncharacterized protein, translating to MVKSLKKKYNLNLLGLIETKREMLTKYDVARLWGNNSVGWEFVESEGAAGGLLLMWDEVEFKVQNCQKGERWLCVEGMLTKSNFLCAFCLVYGAHGREEKRGVWEELSYVAGLYQVPFCFLGDFNEILQIEERKGVTSLSASSEDFKRWMHDMQLIDLPLTDRHYTWFRGRSCSRIDRVLVNVEWTEKFLDIRLKRVAREGCLITAR from the coding sequence ATGGTGAAATCATTGAAGAAGAAGTATAACTTGAACCTGTTAGgattgattgaaacaaaaagagaaaTGCTTACTAAATATGATGTTGCAAGGTTGTGGGGGAATAATTCGGTTGGATGGGAGTTTGTGGAATCCGAAGGGGCGGCGGGGGGTCTATTATTAATGTGGGATGAGGTAGAATTTAAAGTTCAGAATTGTCAGAAAGGTGAACGGTGGCTGTGCGTTGAAGGAATGTTAACAAAGTCTAATTTTCTGTGCGCTTTCTGCTTGGTGTACGGAGCACATGGGAGGGAGGAAAAGCGCGGGGTATGGGAAGAACTGAGTTATGTGGCGGGCTTGTATCAGGTTCCTTTCTGTTTCTTAGGAGACTTTAATGAAATTCTGCAAATAGAGGAGCGAAAAGGGGTGACTAGCTTGTCGGCATCGTCAGAGGATTTTAAGAGATGGATGCATGATATGCAGCTGATTGATTTACCTCTTACGGATAGGCATTACACTTGGTTTCGGGGTCGGTCCTGTAGTCGGATTGATAGGGTGTTGGTCAATGTTGAGTGGACTGAGAAGTTCCTGGATATTCGGCTAAAAAGGGTGGCCCGCGAGGGCTGTCTGATCACTGCCCGTTGA
- the LOC112727771 gene encoding RHOMBOID-like protein 1, with amino-acid sequence MAEVPPSPQEVHIRVNSKRTSGNSNNNTVHPVEVAPPAPAPAPAGSFIEVKHYKKWFPWLIPLFVVANTVVFVITMYVNNCPKNSASCIATFLGRFSFQPFKENPLLGPSSLTLQKMGALDVDRVVHRHQGWRLITCMWLHGGVFHLLANMLGILIIGIRLEQEFGFVLVGLLFVISGFGGSLLSALFIQSNISVGASGALFGLLGGMLSELITNWSIYDNKLAALFTLVVIIVVNLAVGILPHVDNFAHIGGFLTGFLLGFVFLIRPQFGWVNQRYAPIQYSPGRTKPKFKKYQCILWVLSLVIIIAGLSVGLVALLHGVDANDHCSWCHYLSCVPTSKWSCNTKAASCSTTQLGNQLNVTCSSNGKSGVYYMQNPTDSKIQQLCTQLCS; translated from the exons ATGGCTGAAGTGCCACCTTCACCACAAGAAGTCCACATAAGGGTCAACTCTAAGAGAACCAGCGgcaacagcaacaacaatacGGTGCACCCAGTGGAGGTAGCACCACCAGCACCAGCACCAGCACCAGCTGGATCATTCATTGAGGTGAAGCATTACAAGAAGTGGTTCCCATGGTTGATACCTTTGTTCGTTGTTGCAAACACCGTTGTGTTCGTTATCACCATGTATGTCAATAACTGCCCCAAGAATTCTGCTTCTTGCATTGCCACCTTCTTGGGCCGCTTCTCCTTTCAGCCTTTCAAAGAGAATCCCCTCTTGGGACCTTCATCATTGAC GCTTCAGAAGATGGGGGCTCTTGATGTGGATAGAGTGGTTCATAGACACCAGGGTTGGCGCCTCATCACTTGTATGTGGCTTCATGGTGGTGTTTTCCATCTGTTGGCAAACATGTTGGGTATTCTAATCATTGGCATTCGGCTTGAGCAGGAATTTGGATTCG TGCTTGTTGGGTTGCTATTTGTCATTTCTGGATTCGGGGGGAGCTTGCTTTCTGCACTTTTCATTCAGTCAAACATCTCTGTTGGCGCTTCCGGTGCACTTTTTGGTTTGCTAGGAGGCATGCTTTCAGAACTCATTACTAACTGGTCTATATATGATAATAAG CTAGCAGCACTCTTCACCCTTGTTGTCATCATTGTCGTCAACCTAGCAGTGGGGATTCTCCCACATGTGGACAATTTTGCCCATATTGGCGGCTTTCTCACCGGATTTCTTCTCGGATTTGTGTTTTTGATACGCCCACAGTTCGGGTGGGTTAACCAAAGATATGCTCCGATACAATATTCTCCAGGACGAACTAAGCCTAAATTCAAGAAGTATCAATGCATATTATGGGTCCTTTCACTGGTCATCATAATTGCTGG ACTTTCTGTTGGCCTGGTTGCACTTCTTCATGGTGTTGATGCAAATGATCACTGCTCCTGGTGCCATTATCTGTCTTGTGTCCCAACTTCAAAATGGAGCTGCAACACAAAGGCCGCATCTTGTTCG ACAACCCAGCTCGGCAACCAGCTGAACGTAACATGCTCAAGCAACGGTAAGTCCGGCGTATACTACATGCAAAATCCAACAGATtccaagatccaacaattgtgtACTCAGCTTTGTAGTTAG